A single window of Roseofilum reptotaenium CS-1145 DNA harbors:
- a CDS encoding ABC transporter permease: MNSTLSYNLRGLFGNEVFLYISKRVLQGLITLLLASALSFTIIQLAPGNYIDTLRQNPQISPETLEQLSQQFGLDKPAYQQYFRWLWSIIRYGDFGQSFVYQRSVASLLWERMANTLLLAIISLVINWAIALPLGIVAALKQNTKLDQSLRVLSYIGQGFPSFITALALLFFAQSVSPLLPVGDMTSIYFSDLTLVGKILDIGWHMILPVLALSITGFAGLQRLTRGQFLDVLRQDYIRTARAKGLPENRVIYVHALRNAINPLITLLGFEFATLLSGSFITEFFFNWPGLGRLILSAVQSQDLYLIMASLMMGAVMLIIGNLIADLMLKFADPRIRLEDLK; this comes from the coding sequence ATGAACTCTACCCTCTCCTACAATCTCCGGGGACTTTTTGGTAATGAAGTCTTCCTCTACATCAGCAAACGGGTATTACAAGGCTTAATCACCCTTTTATTAGCCTCTGCCTTAAGCTTTACCATTATTCAACTTGCCCCTGGCAACTATATCGATACCCTGCGCCAAAATCCCCAAATTTCCCCCGAAACCCTGGAACAACTCTCCCAACAATTTGGCTTAGATAAACCTGCCTATCAACAGTATTTTCGCTGGCTCTGGAGTATTATTAGATACGGAGATTTTGGTCAGAGTTTTGTCTATCAGCGCTCTGTTGCTTCCCTGCTCTGGGAGCGGATGGCCAATACCCTGTTGTTAGCTATTATATCTCTGGTGATTAACTGGGCGATAGCCCTTCCATTAGGTATTGTTGCTGCCCTCAAACAAAATACCAAACTCGATCAAAGTCTGCGAGTTCTCAGCTATATTGGGCAAGGATTTCCCAGCTTTATTACCGCCCTTGCCTTGCTCTTTTTTGCCCAAAGTGTTTCCCCTCTTTTACCCGTCGGAGACATGACGAGCATCTATTTTTCTGACTTAACTTTAGTGGGCAAAATTCTTGATATTGGTTGGCATATGATCTTACCCGTCTTAGCCCTCAGTATTACCGGATTTGCTGGACTCCAGCGCCTCACAAGAGGACAATTTTTAGACGTTTTGCGCCAAGATTATATCCGCACTGCCCGCGCCAAAGGCTTACCGGAAAATCGCGTTATTTATGTTCATGCTCTGCGCAACGCCATTAATCCTCTGATCACTCTTTTAGGTTTTGAATTTGCCACCTTATTAAGTGGTTCTTTTATCACCGAATTTTTCTTTAACTGGCCGGGTTTAGGGCGCTTAATTCTCAGTGCTGTCCAATCCCAGGATTTGTACTTAATTATGGCCAGTCTGATGATGGGGGCAGTGATGCTCATTATTGGCAATTTAATTGCCGATCTGATGTTAAAGTTTGCCGATCCTCGCATTCGTTTAGAAGATCTCAAATAA
- the hpnH gene encoding adenosyl-hopene transferase HpnH, whose protein sequence is MAIALQQAIEVGKYLVTQRLLGRKKFPLVLMLEPLFRCNLACSGCGKIQHPKEILKQHLTPEECFAAVEECGAPVVSIPGGEPLLHPQIVEIVKGLIERRKFIYLCTNGLLLEKYLNRFQPSPYLTLSVHLDGLQEQHDRCVDREGVFDIAVQAIRAAKAKGFRVTTNTTVFEGADPQEIQKFFDFLATLNIDGMMISPGYSYAWAPDQDHFLKREQTKALFREILAPFKAGQKAWNFNHNPLFLDFLLGEKDYDCTPWGSPSYSVLGWQKPCYLLNEGYYQSFQELLDNTDWDRYGHRSGNPKCADCMVHCGYEPTAAVDALDPKNMGRSFGSLFGMAR, encoded by the coding sequence ATGGCCATTGCCCTACAACAAGCCATTGAAGTCGGAAAATATTTAGTCACCCAAAGACTATTAGGACGGAAAAAATTCCCCCTAGTCTTAATGCTTGAACCCCTATTTCGATGCAATTTAGCCTGTTCCGGATGTGGAAAAATCCAGCATCCTAAAGAAATTCTCAAACAACATCTTACCCCAGAAGAATGCTTTGCTGCCGTCGAAGAATGTGGTGCGCCCGTAGTTTCCATTCCCGGAGGCGAACCTCTCTTACACCCACAAATTGTGGAAATTGTCAAGGGATTAATTGAGCGCAGAAAATTTATTTATTTATGCACCAATGGATTATTACTGGAGAAATATTTAAACCGGTTTCAGCCCTCCCCCTATTTAACCTTGAGTGTTCACCTTGATGGCTTACAGGAACAACACGATCGCTGTGTAGACCGTGAAGGCGTGTTTGATATAGCCGTACAAGCAATTCGCGCGGCTAAAGCCAAAGGATTTCGCGTCACCACCAACACCACAGTCTTTGAGGGTGCTGACCCCCAAGAGATACAAAAATTCTTTGACTTTCTCGCCACCTTAAACATTGATGGGATGATGATTTCTCCCGGTTATAGTTATGCCTGGGCCCCCGATCAAGACCATTTCCTGAAACGGGAACAAACCAAAGCGCTATTTCGGGAAATTCTTGCTCCGTTCAAAGCCGGTCAAAAAGCTTGGAATTTTAACCATAATCCCCTATTTTTAGATTTTCTCCTGGGTGAAAAAGACTATGACTGTACCCCTTGGGGAAGTCCTAGCTATAGCGTTTTAGGTTGGCAAAAGCCCTGTTATTTGCTTAATGAAGGCTATTATCAAAGCTTCCAAGAATTACTGGATAATACAGATTGGGACCGATATGGTCATCGCAGTGGCAATCCGAAATGTGCTGATTGCATGGTACATTGTGGCTATGAGCCTACTGCTGCCGTTGATGCTTTAGATCCAAAGAATATGGGCCGCTCTTTTGGTTCTCTCTTTGGTATGGCCCGGTAA
- a CDS encoding glutathione S-transferase family protein, protein MSVLTWTELESLTHFTIDRVNGPTNAQSNLRLFGHSESDVRVTLYRDHHAWCPYCQKVWLWLEEKQIPYRIRKVTMFCYGKKEQWYKEKVRSGMLPAIELDGQLITESDDILMALEQAFGPLNGAGMEDSQVIPLRRLERLLFRAWCSWLCYPRRSPRDDQRHKEKFISVVADVEQALSRMPGPYFLEDFGTVDIIFTPYVERMNASLYYYKGYCLRKENPHFSNWFDAMETRPTYRGTQSDFHTHAHDLPPQMGGCYPNEELETQENQKRVDSGPWLGLPDVTYPEPETSREEALHRVLKHRQNIIQVNPADDRLFDEALRCALTYLIKGEKCPPPSGSDIGLRYLRDRISVPRDMSIYAAKRLREALESTAALVGDGEGTPLSVRDRRDQDPTQFNPTS, encoded by the coding sequence ATGAGTGTCTTAACCTGGACAGAACTAGAATCGCTCACTCATTTTACGATCGATCGAGTCAATGGCCCGACCAATGCCCAATCCAATTTACGCCTATTTGGTCACTCGGAATCGGATGTGCGGGTTACACTCTATCGAGATCATCATGCTTGGTGTCCCTATTGCCAAAAGGTATGGTTATGGCTAGAGGAAAAACAGATTCCTTATCGTATCCGCAAGGTGACCATGTTCTGCTATGGCAAAAAAGAACAGTGGTATAAAGAAAAAGTGCGATCGGGAATGCTTCCGGCGATCGAGTTGGACGGCCAATTGATTACCGAAAGTGATGATATTTTAATGGCCTTAGAACAGGCGTTTGGCCCCCTGAACGGTGCCGGGATGGAGGATTCCCAGGTGATCCCCCTGCGCAGACTAGAACGGTTACTGTTTCGGGCCTGGTGTAGTTGGCTGTGCTATCCGAGGAGATCGCCCCGTGATGACCAACGGCACAAAGAAAAATTTATTAGCGTAGTTGCCGACGTAGAACAGGCTCTGAGCCGTATGCCTGGCCCCTATTTCCTAGAGGATTTTGGCACGGTGGATATCATTTTCACGCCCTATGTTGAGCGGATGAACGCGAGTTTGTACTACTACAAAGGGTATTGCCTACGCAAGGAAAATCCCCATTTTTCCAACTGGTTTGATGCCATGGAAACTCGCCCAACCTATAGAGGAACCCAAAGCGATTTTCATACCCATGCCCATGATTTACCTCCACAAATGGGTGGCTGTTACCCAAATGAGGAACTGGAAACTCAGGAGAATCAGAAACGGGTGGATAGTGGCCCTTGGTTGGGATTGCCAGATGTAACCTATCCAGAGCCGGAAACCTCCCGAGAAGAAGCTCTTCACCGAGTGCTGAAGCATCGTCAGAATATTATTCAAGTGAATCCCGCCGACGATCGCCTGTTTGATGAAGCGCTGCGTTGTGCTTTAACCTACTTGATTAAGGGAGAGAAGTGTCCCCCACCATCAGGATCGGATATCGGATTACGTTATTTGCGCGATCGCATTAGTGTTCCGAGGGATATGTCGATTTATGCCGCTAAACGGTTACGGGAAGCCTTAGAAAGTACCGCAGCGCTAGTGGGTGATGGCGAAGGGACTCCCCTTTCGGTGCGCGATCGTCGCGATCAAGACCCGACTCAATTCAACCCCACGAGCTAA
- a CDS encoding formylglycine-generating enzyme family protein: MVEPQLSLFEFETVTVNHRGKIIERETRQAKYYREDLGKGIFLDMVAIAGGTFLMGYQEKLQHSVSLPPFYMGKFQITQAQWFRVASFPPIHRSLNPDPSSFKGENRPVESVSWLECQEFCARLCQYTGQSYRLPSEAEWEYACRAGTVTPFHCGETLTAELANYDASYNYGEAPKGQCLYKTLPVGSFPANGWGLYDMHGNLWEWCEDRWQDNDLDNSLDCPTEGSDRVIRGGSWMIYPWACRSAHRRSSPLYYASYGIKQEFKKNRWPRLWSWLGFKNSIPVQPESSSNTMEAKPEVRLNTIGVRVVGL, encoded by the coding sequence TTGGTAGAACCTCAACTGTCTTTATTCGAGTTTGAAACCGTTACGGTGAACCATCGAGGAAAAATCATTGAGCGGGAAACTCGGCAAGCAAAATATTACCGAGAAGATTTGGGAAAAGGAATCTTTTTGGATATGGTGGCGATCGCGGGTGGAACCTTTCTCATGGGATACCAGGAAAAACTCCAGCACTCCGTCAGCTTACCCCCGTTCTACATGGGTAAATTTCAAATCACTCAGGCCCAATGGTTTAGGGTAGCGTCCTTTCCCCCAATACATCGCTCCCTAAACCCCGATCCTTCCAGTTTCAAAGGAGAAAACCGACCTGTAGAAAGTGTTTCCTGGTTAGAGTGTCAGGAATTTTGCGCCCGACTGTGCCAATACACTGGACAATCCTATCGCTTACCGTCCGAAGCCGAATGGGAATATGCTTGTCGTGCAGGAACAGTGACTCCATTTCATTGCGGTGAAACCCTGACTGCCGAGCTGGCTAATTATGATGCCAGCTATAATTACGGGGAAGCTCCCAAAGGTCAATGTCTTTATAAAACCTTACCCGTCGGCAGTTTTCCTGCCAATGGATGGGGGTTATACGATATGCATGGAAATCTATGGGAGTGGTGTGAAGATCGCTGGCAGGATAATGATCTCGATAACAGTCTCGATTGTCCCACCGAGGGGAGCGATCGCGTCATACGTGGGGGGTCTTGGATGATTTATCCTTGGGCTTGTCGAAGTGCCCATCGTCGCTCTTCTCCACTGTATTATGCCAGTTATGGCATTAAACAAGAATTTAAAAAGAATAGATGGCCGCGTCTGTGGTCATGGCTTGGGTTCAAAAATAGCATCCCAGTTCAACCGGAGTCGAGTAGTAATACGATGGAAGCGAAACCAGAAGTTAGGCTCAATACTATTGGTGTGCGGGTCGTGGGTCTCTGA
- a CDS encoding DUF3493 domain-containing protein translates to MPSDSPRSKSSRKSSLSPEKYARLKAEAKAPYRGLRQFIYATFATSGLIGAFIFLAKLASGEDLSTTLGNLALQIGVVALMVWLFRLENRKI, encoded by the coding sequence ATGCCGTCCGATTCTCCTCGATCCAAAAGCAGCCGCAAATCTTCCCTAAGTCCAGAAAAATATGCTCGCCTCAAAGCTGAAGCCAAAGCACCTTATCGGGGATTACGTCAATTTATTTACGCCACCTTTGCCACATCCGGTTTAATCGGAGCCTTCATTTTCCTCGCTAAACTCGCTTCAGGAGAAGATCTCAGCACCACTTTAGGCAACCTAGCTCTACAAATTGGTGTAGTTGCCCTCATGGTGTGGCTCTTTCGTCTAGAAAATCGAAAAATATAG